Proteins encoded together in one Cicer arietinum cultivar CDC Frontier isolate Library 1 chromosome 4, Cicar.CDCFrontier_v2.0, whole genome shotgun sequence window:
- the LOC101503735 gene encoding uncharacterized protein encodes MLEESLSPSPTFWAALYSWFTPTVFFLLLQLVIATIYITSTIANATHKHQQPHQQDLHQAQNFPQPHHHQQLFRSPSVLQRLKSIDFYSYPYRSQQEPLTQQLQTYENETPQLVRSPSVLQRLKSINLLNFQFPIHQPFTSKLTPDDNNNDNNVFTHEKRHVAVKEKHQKQQEEDNEEEEDDDVLGHIRDNLGGNEEDNISLDEVYMKLQGQGGNFARTHSDTKPDSGEVPVKLSRKMKKSASNKSAFSHFKEEDIVESLRPATVKEMKVAAMDEDELVDAKADDFINKFKHQLKLQRIDSIMRYKDTINKGTSK; translated from the coding sequence ATGTTGGAAGAATCATTGTCACCCTCGCCAACATTCTGGGCTGCTCTCTACAGCTGGTTCACTCCCACTGTCTTCTTCCTCCTCCTCCAACTCGTTATTGCCACCATTTATATCACTTCCACCATCGCCAATGCCACCCACAAACACCAACAACCCCATCAACAGGATCTTCACCAAGCACAAAACTTTCCACAACCCCACCACCACCAACAACTCTTTAGATCTCCCTCTGTTTTGCAAAGACTCAAAAGCATCGATTTTTACTCTTACCCTTATAGATCCCAACAAGAACCTCTAACTCAACAACTTCAAACCTACGAAAATGAAACCCCACAACTCGTTAGATCTCCTTCTGTTTTGCAAAGACTCAAATCTATTAACCTCTTGAATTTTCAGTTCCCTATTCATCAACCCTTTACTTCAAAACTCACACCCGACgacaacaacaacgacaacaacgTTTTCACTCACGAGAAACGACACGTGGCAGTTAAGGAAAAACACCAAAAACAACAAGAGGAAGAcaacgaagaagaagaagacgatGATGTTTTGGGACATATAAGAGACAACCTCGGAGGAAACGAAGAGGATAATATTTCTCTTGACGAGGTTTACATGAAGTTGCAGGGGCAAGGTGGTAATTTCGCAAGGACGCATTCGGATACGAAACCGGATTCCGGTGAGGTTCCGGTGAAGCTGTcgaggaagatgaagaaatcAGCAAGTAATAAATCAGCTTTCTCGCATTTCAAGGAAGAAGACATTGTGGAGAGTCTCCGGCCGGCCACCGTGAAAGAGATGAAGGTCGCCGCCATGGATGAAGATGAGTTGGTTGATGCTAAGGCTGACGATTTCATCAACAAGTTTAAGCACCAGCTGAAGTTGCAGAGGATTGATTCAATTATGAGGTATAAGGATACGATTAACAAAGGAACTAGCAAGTAA
- the LOC101504063 gene encoding cytosolic Fe-S cluster assembly factor NBP35, whose translation MEKGDIPEDANDHCPGPQSESAGKSDACEGCPNQQICATAPKGPDPDMVAIAERMATVKHKILVLSGKGGVGKSTFSAQLAFALAARDFQVGLLDIDMCGPSIPKMLGLEGHAIHQSNLGWSPVYVESNLGVMSIGFLLTDPDEAIIWKGPRKNGLIKQFVKDVYWGELDFLIVDAPPGTSDEHITIVQCLDASNVDGAIIVTTPQQVSLIDVKKEVNFCKKVGVKVLGVVENMSGLCQPITNFKFMKVTEDGEMKDVTEWISEYMKEKAPEMMNLIACSEVFDSSGGGALKMCKEMDLPFLGKVPLDPQLCKAAEEGRSCFADKDCVVSAPALQKIIDKLLETSGLSTLVSNGV comes from the exons ATGGAGAAAGGAGATATACCAGAGGATGCTAACGACC attgtccaggtCCTCAATCTGAATCTGCTGGAAAATCTGATGCTTGTGAAGGATGCCCTAATCAGCAAATTTGTGCCACTGCCCCTAAAGGACCTGACCCTG ATATGGTTGCCATTGCAGAAAGAATGGCTACTGTGAAACATAAGATACTGGTCTTATCAGGAAAAGGAGGTGTTGGCAAGAGCACATTTTCTGCCCAGCTGGCTTTTGCTTTAGCTGCAAGGGATTTTCAAGTGGGTCTTCTTGACATTGACATGTGTGGTCCAAGCATCCCAAAGATGCTTGGCCTAGAAGGTCATGCGATACACCAAAGCAACCTTGGGTGGTCTCCTGTCTATGTTGAGTCTAATCTTGGGGTCATGTCAATTGGGTTCCTGCTTACTGATCCAGATGAAGCTATTATATGGAAAGGTCCTCGCAAAAATGGGCTTATTAAGCAGTTTGTAAAAGACGTTTATTGGGGTGAACTTGATTTTCTAATTGTTGATGCTCCACCTGGAACCTCAGATGAACACATTACAATTGTTCAATGTCTAGATGCCTCTAATGTAGATGGTGCAATTATAGTTACCACTCCTCAACAAGTCTCTCTCATTGATGTGAAAAAAGAAGTTAACTTTTGCAAGAAAGTTGGAGTGAAAGTTCTTGGGGTTGTAGAGAATATGAGTGGCCTGTGCCAGCCCATCACAAATTTCAAGTTTATGAAGGTTACAGAGGATGGTGAGATGAAAGATGTTACAGAGTGGATATCGGAATACATGAAAGAAAAAGCGCCTGAAATGATGAATTTAATTGCCTGCAGTGAAGTATTTGATAGTAGTGGTGGTGGAGCGTTGAAGATGTGCAAAGAGATGGATCTACCCTTTCTTGGCAAGGTTCCTTTAGATCCGCAGCTTTGCAAGGCAGCCGAAGAAGGTAGGTCCTGTTTTGCAGATAAAGATTGTGTTGTGAGCGCCCCAGCATTACAAAAGATAATAGATAAGTTGTTGGAAACTAGTGGGTTGTCAACGTTGGTAAGTAACGGAGTGTAG
- the LOC101504600 gene encoding zinc transporter 4, chloroplastic-like, whose amino-acid sequence MTNSSCEFSESELCRDESTAFILKFVAMASILVAGFTGIAIPLFGKRRRLFHPDGEFLPAAKAFAAGVILATGFVHMLNDAWEALNHPCLKSHSHVWSKFPFTGFFAMMSALFTLLVDFVATQYYEGRQRATRGGTEHKVNQLEGGDDDLEEELLGSGIVDGMHIVGMHAHASHHTHSHPRQDNDQIQHGHHEHAHSQSHDDDDVEGSVRHVVVSQVLELGIVSHSMIIGLSLGVSQSPCTMRPLIAALSFHQFFEGFALGGCISEAQFKTSSTTIMACFFALTTPLGVAIGTCISSNFNPYSPGALVTEGILDSFSAGILVYMALVDLIAADFLSKRMRCNFRLQIVSYCLLFLGAGSMSSLALWA is encoded by the exons ATGACAAACTCGAGCTGCGAATTCAGTGAGTCAGAGCTATGTCGCGACGAGTCAACGGCGTTTATTCTAAAATTCGTTGCGATGGCTTCGATTCTAGTAGCGGGATTTACGGGAATCGCGATACCGCTGTTCGGAAAACGGCGGCGGTTATTTCATCCCGACGGAGAGTTTTTACCGGCGGCTAAGGCTTTTGCGGCTGGTGTGATACTAGCGACGGGATTCGTTCACATGCTTAATGACGCGTGGGAAGCACTTAACCATCCTTGTTTGAAATCACATTCGCACGTGTGGTCGAAGTTTCCTTTTACTGGGTTTTTCGCTATGATGTCAGCTTTGTTTACTCTTTTAGTTGACTTTGTTGCAACGCAGTATTACGAGGGAAGACAGAGGGCGACACGTGGCGGAACTGAACATAAGGTTAATCAATTGGAGGGTGGCGATgatgatttggaggaagagttATTGGGATCGGGAATCGTTGATGGAATGCATATTGTGGGGATGCATGCTCATGCGTCGCACCATACACATTCTCACCCGCGGCAGGATAATGATCAAATACAACATGGGCATCATGAACACGCGCACTCTCAATCGCACGATGATGACGACGTGGAAGGTAGCGTTCGCCATGTCGTTGTTTCGCAG GTATTGGAACTTGGCATAGTTTCACATTCCATGATAATTGGGCTATCACTAGGAGTCTCACAAAGCCCATGTACAATGAGACCCTTAATTGCAGCATTATCCTTCCACCAATTCTTTGAAGGGTTTGCACTTGGTGGTTGCATCTCTGAAGCCCAATTCAAAACTTCATCAACAACAATAATGGCTTGTTTTTTTGCACTTACAACACCATTAGGTGTTGCAATTGGGACAtgtatttcatcaaattttaaccCTTATAGTCCAGGAGCTCTTGTCACAGAAGGCATATTGGACTCTTTTTCAGCTGGAATTTTAGTGTATATGGCTTTGGTGGATTTAATAGCTGCTGATTTTCTTAGTAAGAGAATGCGTTGTAACTTTAGGCTTCAAATTGTATCTTATTGTTTGCTTTTTCTTGGGGCTGGCTCTATGTCCTCTCTTGCACTTTGggcctaa